The proteins below come from a single Edaphobacter acidisoli genomic window:
- a CDS encoding GmrSD restriction endonuclease domain-containing protein: MKTTLRTDITVADICAGFVYNELEGKGLFGLGGKLTIQPEYQRNYIYSDGGGKKEAAVIESLLKGYPLGLIYFNKVGDGKFEVLDGQQRITSIGRFVTNKFAIMDNGNPKNFDSLPTDQQARIRDSKLLIYECEGTETEIKQWFETINIAGVPLNTQELLNAIYSGPFVTLAKAEFSNSQNANIQKWSAYIKGSANRQDFLERALEWVSKGNIGGYMSQHRNDNNITELKNYFNSVIDWVSAVFKDVKKEMQGLEWGKFYEQYHSQSYDPETVSADVKRLYGDPYIKQKRGIFEFILGGQQDLRLLEVRVFDDATKHSVYEKQTSAAEEKGESNCPLCAMGHDANKSRIYKLKEMDADHVSAWSKGGGSSADNCQMLCTTHNRAKGNR, encoded by the coding sequence GTGAAGACCACGTTGAGAACCGACATTACCGTCGCCGATATTTGCGCCGGATTTGTGTACAACGAGTTGGAGGGCAAAGGGCTGTTCGGGCTGGGTGGCAAGCTCACCATCCAGCCGGAGTACCAGCGCAACTACATTTACTCCGACGGCGGTGGCAAGAAAGAGGCGGCGGTTATCGAATCGCTGCTCAAGGGGTATCCACTTGGCCTGATCTACTTCAATAAAGTCGGCGACGGGAAATTCGAAGTGCTGGACGGCCAGCAACGGATCACCAGTATTGGGAGGTTCGTTACCAACAAGTTTGCGATCATGGATAACGGCAACCCGAAGAACTTCGACAGCCTGCCTACCGACCAGCAAGCCAGGATTCGGGACTCGAAATTGCTGATCTACGAGTGCGAGGGCACGGAGACCGAGATTAAGCAGTGGTTCGAGACGATCAACATTGCTGGCGTGCCTCTGAACACGCAAGAGCTGTTGAACGCCATTTACTCCGGGCCGTTCGTGACGCTTGCGAAAGCTGAGTTCAGCAACAGCCAGAACGCGAACATTCAGAAGTGGAGCGCGTACATCAAGGGCAGCGCAAATCGGCAGGATTTTCTGGAGCGGGCGCTGGAATGGGTGAGCAAAGGCAACATTGGCGGCTATATGAGCCAGCATCGCAACGACAACAACATCACGGAACTGAAAAATTACTTCAACAGCGTGATCGACTGGGTTTCAGCGGTCTTTAAAGATGTCAAAAAAGAGATGCAGGGTCTGGAATGGGGCAAGTTCTATGAGCAATATCACTCCCAGTCCTACGACCCGGAAACGGTGTCCGCCGACGTGAAGCGACTATACGGCGATCCGTACATCAAGCAAAAACGCGGGATATTCGAATTCATCCTCGGCGGCCAGCAGGATTTGAGGCTTCTGGAAGTACGCGTGTTCGACGATGCCACGAAGCACTCGGTTTACGAGAAGCAAACGAGCGCGGCAGAGGAGAAGGGCGAATCCAACTGCCCGCTCTGCGCAATGGGGCACGATGCGAACAAGAGCAGAATCTATAAGCTCAAGGAAATGGACGCGGACCACGTTTCCGCATGGAGCAAGGGCGGAGGAAGCTCGGCTGACAACTGCCAGATGCTCTGCACTACGCACAATCGAGCCAAAGGTAATCGATAA
- a CDS encoding adenine-specific methyltransferase EcoRI family protein, with amino-acid sequence MSNAKKAKQDEFYTQYVDIQKEVEAYLEFDPDTFRGKVVYCNCDDPFESNFFKYFAANFNKLGLKKLITTSYDGSPIAGQGTLFPEYNEGNGKRQKPKALAVILDHVKDEDGDGAANIDDVKLFLKRNKAARIALKADEKYAGGDFRGADCIALLKEADIVVTNPPFSLFKEYVAQLVERGKKFLIIGNVQAITYLEIFPLIKENKLWLGVTIHSGDREFRVPAHYPLNAAGWRVDENGVKYIRVKGVRWYTNLDHGRRHQRLACMTMADNLRFSKHKEIKGKAEYDRYYNFDAIEVPFSDAIPSDYDGVMGVPISFLDKYNPDQFEIVGNSDDGNMMTDIGVRVLGQEFITAYRSRGGTGHYSPGMRMLGLLEPQPRVIYKRILIRQRLRTRSTGRTKK; translated from the coding sequence TTGTCTAACGCGAAGAAGGCCAAGCAGGACGAGTTCTACACCCAGTACGTCGATATCCAGAAAGAGGTCGAGGCCTACCTGGAGTTCGATCCCGACACCTTCCGCGGCAAGGTCGTCTACTGCAACTGCGACGACCCGTTCGAGAGCAACTTCTTCAAGTACTTCGCTGCCAACTTCAACAAGCTCGGCCTCAAAAAGCTCATCACCACCAGCTACGACGGCTCTCCCATCGCCGGGCAGGGCACGTTGTTCCCGGAATACAACGAAGGGAATGGCAAGCGCCAGAAGCCCAAGGCGCTGGCCGTCATCCTCGACCATGTGAAGGACGAGGACGGAGACGGCGCGGCGAACATAGACGACGTGAAGCTCTTTCTCAAGCGCAACAAGGCCGCCCGGATTGCCTTGAAAGCAGACGAGAAATACGCTGGTGGGGACTTCCGTGGCGCCGATTGCATCGCGCTTCTGAAAGAGGCGGACATCGTGGTCACCAACCCGCCCTTTTCTCTCTTTAAGGAGTACGTCGCTCAACTCGTCGAGCGCGGGAAGAAGTTCCTGATCATCGGTAACGTGCAGGCGATAACTTACCTAGAGATCTTTCCGCTCATCAAGGAGAACAAGTTATGGCTGGGCGTCACCATCCACAGCGGCGACCGCGAGTTCCGCGTTCCTGCCCATTACCCGCTGAACGCGGCCGGTTGGCGCGTCGACGAAAACGGTGTCAAGTACATCCGCGTTAAGGGCGTCCGCTGGTACACAAACCTGGACCATGGACGTCGCCATCAGCGGTTGGCGTGCATGACCATGGCCGATAACTTGCGGTTCAGCAAGCATAAGGAGATCAAGGGCAAGGCGGAGTACGACCGATACTACAACTTCGACGCCATCGAAGTGCCGTTCAGCGACGCGATTCCCAGCGACTATGACGGCGTCATGGGCGTCCCTATCTCTTTCCTTGATAAGTACAACCCCGACCAGTTCGAGATTGTCGGAAACAGTGACGACGGAAACATGATGACTGACATTGGGGTCCGCGTCCTTGGTCAGGAGTTCATCACCGCATATCGCTCGCGTGGAGGTACTGGACACTACAGCCCGGGCATGCGGATGCTTGGTCTGCTTGAACCTCAGCCGCGGGTTATTTACAAGCGCATTCTGATTCGCCAACGTCTCCGCACCCGGTCTACAGGAAGGACGAAAAAGTGA
- a CDS encoding sialate O-acetylesterase, with the protein MPAQFLSKAVLLALLFSPAVHAEIRLPQILSNHAVLQRNVPIHIWGWATPGAHLMVHFDKQVQPAVADEAGEWSAWLTPVSAGGPYTLTVDGDGTVTRDDILVGDVWLASGQSNMQFPLKGFDSAPLKNGAAEIARASHPRIRLLLVPLVAADFPQSDVKATWTECTPETAVDFSAVAYFFGREISEKEDVPVGLIDSSWGGTPADSWVSMDTLGTDVNLLPAFHARALFGDQEVRRGEIEEINRAKRAAGLPLPAPGWHPNQVSWRPAALYNAMIAPLTPYSIRGFLWYQGETNSGEDRYLNYGELFPALIRDWRERFGQGDLPFIYAQISSFISPEEHWGVVRDAQRRALGLRNTAMAVTIDVGNPKNVHPADKQTVGARMALAARGMVYGEKVEFRSPEFREVTNEPGALRVWFDDAAGLNSRGPLTAFEVAGENHQFFRATARVEGESVVVSSPTVPWPKYVRYGWDNAATGSLYNAAGLPVGTFTSEVAPKF; encoded by the coding sequence ATGCCTGCTCAATTCTTGTCAAAAGCTGTGTTGCTTGCTCTTCTGTTCTCTCCGGCCGTGCATGCCGAGATCCGGCTACCACAGATACTGAGTAATCATGCTGTGCTTCAGCGGAATGTTCCCATTCACATCTGGGGCTGGGCGACTCCAGGTGCGCACCTGATGGTGCACTTCGACAAGCAGGTGCAACCGGCTGTCGCTGACGAAGCGGGAGAGTGGAGCGCGTGGTTAACTCCTGTATCTGCTGGTGGACCGTACACGTTGACTGTGGACGGCGACGGAACCGTTACGAGGGACGACATCCTCGTGGGCGATGTGTGGCTTGCGTCCGGGCAGAGCAACATGCAGTTTCCGCTGAAGGGTTTCGACAGTGCTCCTTTGAAGAATGGGGCGGCGGAGATCGCCAGGGCGAGCCACCCCAGGATTCGCTTGCTGCTGGTGCCGCTGGTGGCGGCGGACTTTCCGCAGAGCGACGTGAAGGCGACGTGGACGGAGTGCACTCCGGAGACGGCGGTGGACTTCTCGGCGGTGGCCTACTTCTTTGGGAGGGAGATTTCGGAGAAGGAGGATGTGCCGGTTGGGTTGATCGACTCGTCGTGGGGAGGGACGCCGGCGGACTCGTGGGTTTCGATGGATACGCTGGGGACGGATGTCAACCTGCTGCCGGCGTTCCATGCGCGGGCTCTCTTTGGGGACCAAGAGGTGCGGAGGGGTGAGATCGAGGAGATCAATCGGGCCAAGCGGGCGGCCGGGCTTCCGCTGCCTGCTCCGGGGTGGCATCCGAACCAGGTGTCGTGGCGTCCGGCGGCGCTGTACAACGCGATGATCGCGCCGCTCACGCCTTACTCGATCCGGGGGTTCCTGTGGTACCAGGGGGAGACGAACAGTGGGGAGGATCGGTACCTGAACTACGGGGAGCTCTTCCCGGCGCTGATCCGGGATTGGCGGGAGCGGTTCGGGCAGGGGGACCTGCCGTTTATCTACGCGCAGATCTCTTCGTTCATCTCGCCGGAGGAGCACTGGGGGGTGGTGCGGGATGCGCAGCGGCGGGCGCTGGGGTTGCGGAACACGGCGATGGCGGTGACGATCGACGTGGGGAACCCGAAGAACGTGCACCCGGCGGACAAGCAGACGGTGGGGGCGAGGATGGCGCTGGCGGCGCGGGGGATGGTGTACGGGGAGAAGGTGGAGTTCCGGTCGCCCGAGTTCCGGGAGGTGACGAATGAGCCGGGGGCGTTGCGGGTCTGGTTTGATGACGCGGCGGGGTTGAACTCGCGGGGACCGCTGACGGCGTTCGAGGTTGCGGGGGAGAACCACCAGTTCTTTCGGGCGACGGCCCGGGTTGAGGGGGAGTCGGTGGTGGTTTCGAGTCCGACGGTGCCGTGGCCGAAGTACGTGAGGTACGGGTGGGACAATGCGGCGACGGGGTCGTTGTACAACGCGGCGGGGCTTCCGGTGGGGACGTTTACCTCGGAGGTGGCGCCGAAGTTCTGA
- a CDS encoding multiheme c-type cytochrome — protein MRQIRTMIVLCLAALTATAAALFLPQDANSPKRSERLGYAGDAACVSCHQKESESYFHTAHHFTSRQASRDSVLGSFKPDANVLTIIPSNNPAGQPALQFIMTKKDGSYYESATTGWSGNTATRTEPIDVVTGSGVRGTTYLYWQGDHLFELPISYWTNGHRWINSPGYVDGTADFSRPINPGCLECHASYVEPLSQDPSTNEYDRASLVTGITCERCHGPGLEHIARQKAGAAAGASQGILNPAHFSRDRQVDLCALCHNGTQRQSLAPAFTYIPGQPLSQYFRPLASATSDHPDVHGNQVGLLERSRCYLASSKMTCSTCHNVHAPEKQAVAYSTRCLTCHQWQSCPVSKKLGQAITKDCIDCHMPVEPTNVIVSDTADKEVRARMRNHWIKVYPEISDAYLKRTLAAHHQPAARSQ, from the coding sequence GTGCGGCAAATCCGGACAATGATCGTCCTCTGCCTGGCAGCACTGACGGCCACTGCTGCTGCCCTGTTTCTGCCACAAGACGCTAATTCTCCAAAGCGCAGCGAACGGCTCGGCTACGCGGGTGATGCCGCATGCGTCTCCTGCCACCAGAAAGAGAGCGAATCTTACTTTCACACAGCTCACCACTTCACCTCTCGACAGGCCTCACGTGACTCTGTGCTCGGCTCTTTCAAACCTGACGCAAATGTTTTGACGATCATTCCTTCTAACAACCCTGCGGGGCAGCCGGCTCTTCAATTCATCATGACTAAGAAAGATGGCAGCTACTACGAGTCGGCCACGACTGGTTGGAGCGGCAACACGGCGACTCGCACGGAACCGATCGACGTGGTAACGGGCTCAGGTGTACGTGGTACAACTTACCTTTACTGGCAAGGCGATCACCTCTTCGAACTCCCGATCAGCTACTGGACCAACGGCCATCGCTGGATCAATAGTCCGGGCTACGTCGACGGCACCGCGGACTTCTCGCGTCCCATCAATCCTGGCTGTCTTGAGTGCCACGCCAGCTATGTTGAACCACTCTCGCAGGATCCTTCGACAAACGAATACGATCGCGCCAGCCTGGTTACTGGAATTACCTGCGAACGCTGCCACGGGCCCGGCCTTGAACACATCGCACGGCAGAAGGCAGGCGCGGCTGCCGGTGCAAGTCAGGGAATCCTAAATCCCGCTCATTTCTCGCGTGACCGGCAGGTGGATCTCTGCGCTTTGTGCCACAACGGAACACAGCGGCAGTCGTTGGCTCCCGCATTTACATACATTCCCGGACAGCCGCTCAGTCAATACTTCCGCCCGCTCGCCTCGGCCACATCCGACCATCCCGATGTGCATGGGAACCAGGTGGGACTGCTCGAACGCAGCCGCTGCTATCTCGCGTCCAGTAAAATGACTTGCTCGACGTGCCACAACGTTCATGCTCCGGAAAAGCAGGCAGTGGCGTATTCGACACGCTGCCTGACTTGCCACCAATGGCAGAGTTGCCCGGTTTCGAAAAAGCTGGGGCAAGCCATCACGAAAGATTGCATCGACTGTCACATGCCTGTCGAACCGACCAACGTGATCGTCTCAGACACGGCGGACAAAGAAGTGCGGGCAAGGATGCGCAACCATTGGATCAAGGTGTATCCGGAGATATCGGATGCTTACCTTAAGCGAACGCTTGCAGCACATCACCAGCCTGCTGCGAGATCACAATGA
- a CDS encoding tetratricopeptide repeat protein: MNRFGKLWSGALVVLSAALFIGPASSLYAQQGEPEQALELERAGKNTEAEAAWRVVAQREPRNAEAFAHLGLVQARQDHYADAVTSYRRALALNPALPGLELNLGLALFKAQDFKGAIQPFTAALKEHPGDERIIILLGMAHYGMGDYLVAIPYLRRAADYDRTSLPLRLALAHSCMWSKQYQCVLDVYKQILALNADSAEADMLAGEALDQKGDSTGAIEQFRAAVKSNPKEPNAHFGLGYLLWTQSHYPEAAEQFLAELENDPNHAQARVYLGDCYVQTNQYDKAKPVLEKIVADGHAQAMVYRDLGAIYANEGRNEDAVRELKQAIALDAGDVTSHWRLARLYQAMGQKDEAKVEFQKASTLVKRDNNQTLYDKLASSQAQQASVSSK, encoded by the coding sequence TTGAACCGGTTTGGAAAACTTTGGTCGGGCGCGCTCGTGGTCCTGTCAGCTGCTCTGTTTATTGGACCTGCTTCTTCTCTCTATGCTCAACAGGGTGAGCCGGAGCAAGCGCTTGAGCTTGAGCGTGCGGGTAAGAACACCGAGGCCGAGGCAGCCTGGCGTGTTGTAGCGCAGCGTGAACCGCGGAATGCCGAGGCGTTCGCGCATCTCGGGTTGGTGCAAGCGCGTCAGGACCACTACGCTGATGCAGTGACTAGCTACAGGCGCGCGCTTGCATTGAATCCCGCGCTGCCGGGGCTTGAGCTGAATCTCGGATTAGCTCTATTTAAAGCGCAGGATTTCAAGGGTGCAATTCAGCCCTTTACGGCAGCGCTCAAGGAACATCCTGGCGATGAACGTATCATCATTCTGCTGGGTATGGCCCACTATGGCATGGGTGACTATCTTGTTGCCATTCCCTATCTACGTCGCGCGGCAGACTACGACCGAACTAGCCTGCCGTTGCGACTGGCGCTTGCGCACAGTTGCATGTGGAGCAAGCAATATCAATGCGTACTGGACGTCTATAAACAGATACTCGCGCTCAATGCAGATTCTGCTGAAGCAGACATGCTTGCAGGCGAAGCGCTGGATCAGAAGGGCGACAGTACGGGAGCAATCGAGCAGTTTCGCGCTGCGGTGAAGTCCAATCCGAAGGAGCCAAATGCACACTTCGGCCTCGGCTATCTGCTCTGGACCCAAAGCCACTATCCAGAGGCTGCAGAGCAGTTTCTGGCAGAGCTTGAGAACGATCCTAACCATGCACAGGCACGGGTATATCTTGGCGATTGCTATGTTCAGACGAACCAATATGACAAAGCAAAGCCAGTACTGGAGAAAATCGTTGCAGATGGGCATGCGCAGGCAATGGTCTATCGTGATCTCGGGGCTATCTATGCTAACGAAGGACGCAATGAAGACGCCGTACGCGAGCTCAAGCAGGCAATTGCACTTGATGCTGGCGATGTTACATCGCATTGGAGACTAGCCAGACTCTATCAAGCGATGGGCCAGAAGGATGAGGCAAAGGTCGAGTTTCAGAAGGCCAGTACGCTCGTCAAGCGCGACAACAACCAAACGCTGTATGACAAGCTAGCGTCGTCTCAGGCCCAACAAGCCTCAGTAAGTAGTAAGTAA
- a CDS encoding TonB-dependent receptor — MRQRTSFVVTLMAVFVMFACAGLYAQQNSEITGTVTDKQGAAIPGAEVTLTQTATGFTSQTQSNATGLYIFPALNLGTYDLKVTAKGFQAYIQHGLQLNISQVLRSDVSLDVGSVNTTVEVSANALTVQADSNVVSTLISSEQISQIATQNRNFAALAAIGLGASSLMPDNNTPSSGAGGSSFNFSINGLRQSHNIWLIDGGESDDRGGAGGMASMPSQDAIAQFEVLSSNYPPDYGISSGATISLGLKQGTKAFHGELWEFNRNTVYDANYFLNKQSNTARPGLNYNIYGFNLGGPVTIPGVYNRDRSKTFFFWNEEWRKIKQSPSPSTNNTLPAADFPVAGQSLQYVAPAFASNSKILVPGTVTDPALVGPNGTWTKLGLVPGTPFPNNTIPASIIDPNAIAYLSTGVVPKPNLANGQVLTTAPTPLTVRDDVVRIDHRVTDKWQILGHYIHDSVTQTQGGPMLGWSGGSYNTITSVVNNPANSAAVKLTGTISPNLLVEASFNYDGNVINIINSANSQKPSGFTAGRFFNNPSKNLPNMQWNGQYGGTQENPASGPWHNAAQDYEPKIDISYLFGKHSMKLGLSYNRYTKNQQLFGNPGGAYQFNNLTGGTYNGVTYSGDPFMDMVLGLSSSFSQAQALPIRHYVNETPSAYIEDNWKVTQSLSLQLGLRYDALPHAWERGNNVSNFDPNLYLSSQAPAYIASSTPGVYTGQLDPSGPGFATVNGAQYYLNGIYLAGVNGAPRGLVTNDYGTLQPRVGFSDDLFGDGRTILRGGFGTFYERMQGNDIYNAATTAPFFNNPSASNVYLTNPSTSWITGQTAAQPFFAQSATTLAKRYPAPAVAQFSLGVQRELAPSVVAVVQYVGNIAWHQNIERRINNYSLNTPMAIRAWNGDSNNVSGTNTFPKTSPGVAQEQANGDYYRTFQGWGQITQQENTTNGNYNGFQVGVRSQNWHNLSGEVDYTWSHEIDLTNSDLQNVSNPFNLKYDKGSGPYDRRQILSLNYIYKLPFFASPGLTHTVLGGWEIAGTAVLQSGTIVNNGNLGDLGPQLSVGYDTIGLGGGYNNRPDVVGKIHYVKKQKQWFDQSVFAAPTPAWAGSLTQGFGDARKDVAVGPGRVNFDTSVYKSFAITERAHFELRFESFNTFNHTEFNNIGDSFQGFNADGSAKGSFGQVTSTFDPRTLELGGKFVF; from the coding sequence ATGAGACAACGAACTTCGTTCGTGGTCACACTTATGGCGGTCTTTGTGATGTTTGCATGTGCGGGCCTCTATGCACAGCAGAACTCTGAGATCACCGGCACAGTGACCGACAAGCAGGGCGCAGCAATTCCAGGCGCCGAAGTAACCCTTACCCAGACCGCAACAGGCTTCACCTCACAGACACAGAGCAACGCGACTGGTCTGTATATCTTCCCTGCGTTGAACCTAGGCACCTACGATCTGAAGGTCACGGCAAAGGGCTTCCAGGCTTACATACAGCATGGCCTGCAATTAAATATCTCTCAAGTGCTGCGCTCCGATGTCAGCTTGGACGTGGGTAGTGTGAACACGACAGTTGAAGTTTCGGCGAATGCCCTGACAGTTCAGGCAGACTCGAACGTCGTCAGCACGCTCATCAGTTCTGAGCAGATAAGCCAGATCGCAACCCAGAACCGCAACTTCGCAGCGCTGGCTGCAATTGGCCTTGGAGCGAGCTCCCTGATGCCGGACAACAACACGCCGTCCTCTGGCGCCGGAGGCAGCAGCTTCAACTTCAGCATCAACGGACTGCGCCAGAGTCACAACATCTGGCTTATCGACGGTGGCGAGTCTGACGATCGCGGCGGTGCTGGCGGCATGGCGAGTATGCCTTCGCAGGATGCCATCGCCCAGTTTGAGGTACTCTCCAGTAACTATCCCCCGGACTATGGCATTTCGTCCGGTGCGACCATCAGCCTCGGACTCAAACAAGGCACGAAGGCGTTTCATGGCGAGCTTTGGGAGTTCAACCGTAACACGGTCTATGACGCGAACTACTTCCTCAATAAGCAAAGCAATACGGCACGTCCCGGACTGAACTACAACATCTACGGTTTCAACCTCGGCGGCCCGGTTACGATTCCCGGCGTCTACAACAGAGACCGCTCCAAGACCTTCTTCTTCTGGAACGAGGAGTGGCGCAAGATTAAGCAATCCCCTTCGCCGAGCACCAATAACACGTTACCCGCTGCGGACTTTCCAGTTGCTGGCCAGTCACTGCAGTACGTCGCTCCCGCTTTTGCATCCAATTCAAAGATCCTCGTTCCGGGCACTGTTACGGATCCCGCCCTCGTCGGACCCAACGGAACCTGGACAAAACTGGGTTTGGTACCTGGAACTCCCTTCCCAAATAACACAATTCCTGCGTCTATCATCGATCCGAACGCGATAGCCTACCTCTCTACCGGTGTCGTTCCCAAACCGAACCTCGCCAACGGTCAGGTGCTCACTACGGCACCGACGCCGCTTACCGTTCGTGATGACGTTGTTCGAATTGATCATCGCGTCACCGATAAATGGCAGATTCTGGGTCACTATATCCATGATTCCGTCACGCAAACTCAGGGCGGCCCGATGTTGGGGTGGTCTGGCGGAAGCTATAACACCATTACGAGCGTCGTCAACAATCCCGCGAACAGCGCTGCGGTCAAGCTCACCGGAACCATATCTCCAAACCTCCTGGTTGAGGCCAGCTTCAACTACGACGGCAACGTCATCAACATTATCAACAGTGCGAACTCGCAAAAGCCTTCGGGCTTCACTGCTGGGCGCTTCTTCAACAATCCTTCAAAAAATCTGCCCAACATGCAATGGAACGGCCAATATGGCGGGACACAGGAAAATCCAGCATCGGGTCCATGGCATAACGCCGCTCAAGACTACGAGCCCAAGATCGATATTTCTTACTTGTTTGGCAAGCATTCCATGAAGTTAGGTCTCAGCTACAACCGCTATACCAAGAACCAGCAGCTCTTTGGGAATCCCGGCGGCGCTTATCAGTTCAATAATCTAACCGGCGGAACCTACAATGGTGTCACATACTCTGGCGATCCATTCATGGACATGGTGCTCGGTCTCTCCAGCAGCTTCTCGCAGGCGCAGGCTCTGCCCATTCGTCACTACGTCAACGAGACCCCATCGGCCTATATCGAGGACAACTGGAAAGTAACTCAGAGCCTCAGCCTTCAGTTGGGTCTTCGTTACGACGCACTTCCCCATGCATGGGAGCGCGGTAACAACGTCTCTAACTTCGATCCCAATCTGTATCTCTCCAGCCAGGCTCCTGCCTACATAGCGAGTTCGACTCCCGGTGTCTATACCGGTCAGCTGGACCCGAGTGGGCCGGGCTTTGCTACAGTCAATGGCGCTCAGTACTACCTGAATGGCATCTATCTGGCAGGAGTAAACGGCGCGCCTCGTGGGCTCGTCACCAACGATTATGGAACGCTGCAGCCTCGCGTGGGCTTCTCTGACGATCTCTTCGGAGACGGAAGGACGATTCTTCGCGGCGGCTTCGGTACCTTCTACGAGCGCATGCAGGGCAACGATATCTACAACGCTGCCACGACTGCGCCTTTCTTCAACAATCCATCTGCATCGAACGTTTATCTCACCAACCCGAGCACAAGCTGGATCACTGGGCAGACAGCTGCACAGCCGTTCTTCGCTCAGTCAGCAACCACACTGGCCAAGAGATATCCTGCGCCTGCGGTGGCTCAGTTCAGCCTGGGCGTCCAGCGAGAATTAGCTCCGTCGGTTGTCGCCGTCGTCCAGTACGTCGGCAACATCGCATGGCATCAGAATATTGAGCGCCGTATCAACAACTATTCTCTCAACACTCCCATGGCCATCCGTGCATGGAACGGTGACTCAAACAACGTCTCCGGAACCAATACATTCCCCAAAACCTCACCCGGCGTTGCGCAAGAACAAGCGAACGGTGACTACTACCGCACCTTCCAGGGCTGGGGGCAGATTACCCAGCAAGAGAACACCACCAATGGAAACTACAATGGCTTCCAGGTAGGTGTTCGCTCACAGAACTGGCACAACCTCAGCGGTGAAGTTGACTATACCTGGTCGCACGAGATTGATCTCACCAACAGCGACCTGCAAAACGTCAGCAACCCGTTCAACCTCAAGTATGACAAAGGCTCAGGCCCATACGACCGGCGCCAGATCCTTAGCCTGAACTATATTTACAAGCTTCCTTTCTTCGCCAGCCCGGGTCTAACGCACACCGTATTGGGTGGATGGGAAATTGCTGGTACAGCGGTTCTCCAGTCAGGAACGATCGTGAATAACGGCAATCTCGGCGACCTTGGCCCACAGCTAAGTGTCGGTTATGACACGATCGGCCTCGGTGGTGGCTATAACAACCGTCCGGATGTAGTCGGCAAGATCCACTACGTCAAGAAGCAGAAGCAGTGGTTTGATCAGTCTGTCTTTGCAGCGCCTACGCCGGCATGGGCAGGCAGTCTCACCCAGGGCTTCGGCGATGCCCGCAAAGACGTAGCCGTTGGCCCAGGTCGCGTCAACTTCGACACTTCGGTCTATAAATCCTTTGCGATTACGGAACGGGCTCACTTCGAGCTTCGCTTCGAGTCGTTCAACACCTTCAACCACACAGAGTTCAACAATATCGGCGATAGTTTCCAGGGTTTCAATGCTGATGGAAGTGCCAAGGGCAGCTTTGGTCAAGTCACCAGCACCTTTGACCCAAGAACCCTGGAACTCGGCGGTAAGTTCGTCTTCTAA